From a region of the Halomonas sp. HL-93 genome:
- a CDS encoding ABC transporter substrate-binding protein yields MIVSKKMMTGVGSVALMAAISASSGTVLAQELRGNVRVVIGSTSTGADTYQNSSFVVDKLAEHLDINMKVDAVGANAAFRTLDRDPRGNTLMIFHDYAYLGHLYGVEGFSDIFEKYAIGPAVSINPGNAYLVPKDSPYENLEDIIAAAGEGETIRVAIQPGGVSEIGFSALKNAIAIEHPGQEDNLVAVNTGSQSDKNQQLFDDQVDVINGSVQANEQFTRLPEDDQKAMRFVWLTASEETIEQAPEDGLGETSREQLLEYVEPNVNVTMGDDESFTFDKEFFFLYNKDMDPAIVEQIDEALAEIYDEGEIQETLKDSFFIPNFMPSDEAEAHFKEKAERYASIIENIK; encoded by the coding sequence ATGATCGTATCCAAAAAAATGATGACAGGCGTAGGTTCGGTAGCGCTTATGGCGGCAATAAGCGCCAGCTCTGGTACTGTCCTGGCCCAGGAACTACGCGGGAATGTCCGCGTTGTCATCGGCTCTACGTCGACCGGGGCAGACACCTATCAGAACTCCAGTTTCGTAGTGGACAAGCTAGCCGAGCATCTAGATATCAACATGAAGGTCGATGCGGTTGGGGCGAACGCGGCATTTCGCACTCTGGACCGAGATCCGCGCGGTAATACCCTGATGATCTTCCATGATTATGCCTATTTAGGCCACTTATACGGCGTGGAAGGCTTCAGCGATATCTTCGAGAAGTACGCCATTGGGCCTGCCGTATCTATTAACCCAGGCAATGCTTATCTGGTACCCAAGGACTCGCCCTACGAGAATCTGGAGGACATCATCGCTGCCGCAGGTGAAGGCGAGACAATACGTGTTGCGATCCAGCCGGGTGGCGTTTCCGAGATCGGTTTTAGCGCTTTGAAGAACGCTATCGCCATTGAGCATCCGGGGCAGGAAGATAATCTGGTCGCTGTGAACACAGGCTCCCAGTCGGACAAGAATCAGCAGCTGTTCGATGATCAAGTCGACGTTATTAATGGCTCCGTGCAAGCTAACGAGCAGTTCACTCGCTTGCCTGAAGATGATCAAAAGGCCATGCGTTTCGTTTGGTTGACGGCGAGTGAGGAAACCATAGAACAAGCGCCTGAAGATGGGCTGGGCGAAACATCGCGTGAACAGTTGTTGGAGTATGTTGAGCCTAACGTCAACGTCACCATGGGCGATGACGAAAGTTTCACTTTCGATAAGGAGTTCTTCTTCCTTTATAACAAAGACATGGACCCTGCTATCGTTGAGCAAATCGATGAGGCGCTGGCCGAGATCTACGATGAGGGCGAGATTCAGGAAACCCTGAAAGACAGTTTCTTCATCCCCAACTTCATGCCATCTGATGAAGCTGAAGCGCACTTTAAAGAGAAGGCAGAGCGTTACGCAAGTATCATCGAAAACATCAAATAA
- a CDS encoding alpha/beta fold hydrolase, translating into MATATQAAPEALAALGAGKDAVSVVGVSSGGYMATQLAVAFPERFSAVGVLAAGPWGCAEGSLSRALNTCMSTASGVPSLDRLENRRRRYESAQQVGPRETLSQLRVFLWHGEDDDVVEPEVGDLLAAQWERWLATSEQLRVVRRDDTGHGWPVRLRAEMPSPQSLGDCQQGGGSYLLACDDDVAGEMLSFLHPDRDADREGQGELRAFDQSEFAVSGMADSGFVYTPEGCEQGGCDVTLALHGCQMNDDAFVRHSGLNDWAATHQQIVLYPQAKSSMMNPQGCWDWWGYAEGASQLTPLHDTREGAQVQALMAMLGRLQTPSDRQD; encoded by the coding sequence ATGGCGACGGCTACCCAGGCAGCCCCCGAGGCTTTGGCCGCCTTAGGCGCTGGTAAAGACGCCGTCAGCGTGGTCGGGGTTTCGTCCGGCGGTTACATGGCCACCCAACTGGCGGTGGCCTTCCCGGAACGCTTCAGCGCGGTGGGTGTGTTGGCCGCAGGCCCTTGGGGCTGCGCGGAAGGGTCATTAAGCCGAGCGCTAAATACCTGTATGTCGACCGCAAGCGGCGTGCCGTCTCTGGATAGGCTTGAAAATCGCCGCCGCCGTTATGAATCGGCCCAGCAGGTCGGCCCGCGGGAAACGCTCAGTCAGCTAAGGGTTTTTTTGTGGCACGGTGAAGACGACGATGTCGTGGAGCCTGAGGTAGGTGATTTATTGGCGGCCCAGTGGGAGCGCTGGCTGGCCACTAGCGAGCAACTGCGCGTGGTCCGGCGCGATGATACAGGCCACGGCTGGCCGGTGCGCTTACGGGCCGAAATGCCGTCTCCCCAGTCCCTAGGCGACTGCCAGCAAGGTGGGGGCAGTTACTTACTTGCCTGCGATGACGATGTGGCCGGGGAGATGCTGAGCTTTCTGCACCCCGATCGTGACGCAGATAGAGAAGGCCAGGGAGAATTACGCGCCTTTGACCAATCTGAATTTGCCGTAAGCGGCATGGCCGATAGCGGGTTTGTTTACACGCCCGAAGGGTGTGAGCAGGGCGGCTGCGACGTCACGCTGGCGCTTCACGGCTGCCAAATGAACGACGATGCGTTTGTGCGCCATAGCGGGCTCAACGACTGGGCGGCGACGCATCAGCAGATTGTGCTTTATCCCCAGGCAAAGAGCAGCATGATGAACCCTCAGGGTTGCTGGGACTGGTGGGGATACGCCGAGGGTGCCTCGCAATTAACTCCGCTGCACGATACGCGTGAAGGCGCCCAGGTTCAGGCGTTGATGGCTATGCTGGGTCGCTTGCAAACACCGTCTGACCGGCAGGATTAA
- a CDS encoding tripartite tricarboxylate transporter permease translates to MEFLSLFDITFFLLAGFGTLVGIIFGAIPGMTATMAVAVCLPLTYALGLHNGLALLLGLYVGGISGGMVPAVLINIPGTPSSITTTFDGYPMAQKGEGEKALRICVIASVFGGLLSAAVLFLFAPLLADFSIKFSYVEKFLIILLALSVIASLSNSMLVGIFSGVIGIWLSLIGDYSTTDGGNGKTRLMFDFMEPYLFEGFSLLPVLIGIFGISTIFLEAEKGVKSEVSGKSVKVSKDSGFSLSIFKGSLTNLTRSSFIGTFVGLLPGVGGSAASVLAYTQEKNLARDSSQMGKGAPQGIIASESANNALTGGALIPLLSLGIPGDSTTAVLIGAFTLQGIQVGPLFIPENTETWYVMMTALVFANIVMFFLMFYAIKHIAKVVLVPKHILFPIIVMMCVVGAYAINYGIMFDVWTLLIFGVVGYLIQKVGLEVAPLIIGFILGSQAEVYFVKSLESAGTFTTFFTKSPIAVVLWLLILASVVFSLMMSRKNRAKHQHNAVG, encoded by the coding sequence ATGGAATTCTTATCCTTATTTGACATAACTTTCTTTTTGCTGGCCGGGTTTGGCACGCTAGTCGGCATTATTTTTGGCGCAATTCCTGGTATGACCGCTACTATGGCGGTCGCCGTATGTTTGCCGCTAACCTATGCTCTAGGACTTCATAACGGTCTGGCTTTATTACTTGGTTTGTATGTGGGAGGCATCTCGGGTGGCATGGTGCCAGCGGTACTCATCAATATTCCCGGCACACCATCATCTATCACTACTACTTTCGATGGTTACCCGATGGCGCAAAAAGGGGAGGGAGAAAAGGCCCTGCGAATTTGTGTCATTGCTTCTGTTTTTGGTGGCCTGCTAAGTGCCGCAGTGCTTTTTCTCTTTGCGCCTTTATTGGCGGATTTTTCGATTAAGTTCTCCTATGTAGAGAAGTTCTTGATAATCCTGCTGGCACTGAGTGTCATCGCCTCGCTGTCAAACAGCATGCTGGTGGGCATTTTTAGTGGTGTGATTGGCATCTGGCTCAGCCTGATTGGTGACTACAGCACGACTGATGGTGGTAACGGCAAGACTCGCTTGATGTTTGACTTTATGGAGCCTTACCTCTTTGAAGGGTTTTCTCTGTTGCCCGTGCTGATAGGGATTTTCGGTATCTCCACAATTTTTTTAGAGGCTGAAAAGGGTGTTAAAAGTGAAGTGTCTGGAAAAAGCGTGAAGGTTAGTAAAGATTCTGGTTTTTCTTTATCAATCTTCAAAGGTAGCCTGACAAACCTTACCCGTTCTTCTTTTATAGGCACCTTTGTCGGCTTGTTGCCAGGCGTGGGTGGCAGCGCCGCCTCAGTGTTAGCGTATACCCAAGAGAAAAACTTGGCGCGTGACTCTTCTCAAATGGGTAAAGGGGCTCCCCAAGGTATTATTGCGTCAGAGTCAGCCAACAATGCGTTAACCGGCGGTGCACTGATTCCATTGTTATCGCTTGGGATTCCAGGTGACTCTACCACAGCGGTTCTAATTGGTGCTTTCACGTTGCAGGGTATTCAGGTAGGACCATTGTTCATTCCTGAAAATACTGAAACATGGTACGTCATGATGACGGCATTAGTGTTTGCCAATATCGTCATGTTTTTCCTGATGTTCTATGCCATCAAGCACATTGCCAAGGTCGTGCTGGTGCCCAAGCATATTCTCTTCCCCATTATTGTGATGATGTGTGTTGTGGGTGCTTACGCCATCAATTACGGCATTATGTTCGATGTCTGGACGCTGCTGATTTTTGGTGTAGTGGGGTACTTGATACAGAAGGTTGGATTGGAAGTGGCACCTTTGATCATTGGTTTTATCCTCGGTAGCCAAGCAGAGGTCTACTTTGTCAAAAGCCTTGAGTCGGCTGGCACATTTACCACCTTCTTCACTAAAAGCCCCATTGCCGTAGTGCTGTGGCTGCTTATTCTTGCCTCCGTGGTGTTCTCGCTCATGATGAGCCGGAAAAATCGCGCCAAGCATCAACATAACGCTGTGGGCTAG
- a CDS encoding SCO family protein: MAFPKLWLGVGAAALVVASGVALYKATLSPQSDIPPGGEIELPSTQGDFSLSQLADDQVALVSFGYTYCPDVCPMTQSVKRQALAELSTSQREQVVPVMVTVDPERDTLERLEEYLAFFGEDFIGARGNQSELDDVMSRYGVITRRVEAPDSAIEYTIDHSSSLYLVNRDGDVLQRVLYSPTPQGLSAALEQALDG, from the coding sequence ATGGCCTTTCCAAAATTATGGCTTGGTGTCGGCGCCGCCGCACTGGTCGTTGCGAGTGGCGTCGCACTCTACAAGGCCACGCTATCTCCGCAAAGCGACATACCTCCCGGCGGTGAGATTGAACTACCATCCACCCAAGGCGATTTTTCGCTTTCCCAGCTTGCCGACGACCAAGTTGCCCTGGTGTCGTTCGGCTATACATATTGCCCTGACGTATGCCCCATGACGCAGTCGGTGAAACGCCAGGCACTGGCTGAGCTTTCGACATCACAACGCGAACAGGTAGTGCCTGTCATGGTCACCGTTGACCCGGAACGCGATACCTTGGAACGGCTCGAAGAGTATCTGGCGTTTTTCGGTGAAGACTTTATCGGGGCCAGGGGAAACCAGTCCGAACTGGATGATGTGATGTCCCGTTATGGGGTCATCACGCGGCGCGTTGAGGCGCCCGATTCCGCCATCGAATACACCATCGACCATAGTTCGTCGCTTTACTTAGTCAATCGTGATGGCGACGTTTTACAACGCGTGCTGTATTCCCCGACTCCCCAAGGACTTAGCGCTGCGCTGGAGCAGGCACTGGATGGTTAA
- the kdgD gene encoding 5-dehydro-4-deoxyglucarate dehydratase, translated as MKFSKQDVIQAIGDGLLSFPITDFDDNGQFDEASYRERLAWFISHDISAVFVAGGTGEFFNLSLEEYRQVVRAAVDVVDGKLPVIASAGLSVASGKAFARAAEEAGADGILLMPPYLTECPQEGLVAYAKQICDATPINVIYYNRGNGILNAASVQTLADACPNLIGLKDGKGDIQALNKIIKTVGDRLTYIGGVPTAEIFAEAYLSIGVNTYSSAVFNFVPDMAVAFYRALRAGDSHIVKQITQEFFIPFIDLRDQKAGYAVSLVKAGAEIIGRPAGDVRAPLTMPSADECRQLKQLIDNTK; from the coding sequence GTGAAGTTTTCCAAACAAGACGTAATACAAGCGATCGGTGATGGCCTACTCTCGTTCCCGATCACCGACTTCGACGATAACGGCCAGTTCGATGAAGCCAGCTACCGCGAGCGGCTTGCCTGGTTTATTAGCCACGACATTTCAGCGGTATTCGTGGCCGGCGGCACCGGTGAGTTTTTTAACCTATCGCTGGAAGAATACCGCCAGGTGGTACGTGCAGCTGTCGATGTGGTCGATGGCAAGCTCCCGGTGATTGCCAGCGCGGGGTTAAGCGTGGCCTCGGGAAAAGCCTTCGCCAGAGCCGCGGAAGAAGCCGGCGCCGACGGCATTCTGCTAATGCCGCCCTACTTAACCGAATGCCCACAGGAAGGCCTGGTGGCCTATGCAAAGCAAATTTGCGACGCCACACCGATCAACGTTATCTACTACAACCGGGGTAACGGCATCCTCAACGCGGCGTCTGTCCAGACGTTGGCCGATGCCTGCCCGAACTTGATCGGTCTGAAAGACGGCAAGGGCGATATTCAAGCGCTGAATAAAATCATCAAGACTGTGGGCGACCGTCTGACCTATATCGGTGGCGTGCCTACCGCCGAGATTTTCGCCGAAGCGTATCTGTCGATTGGCGTTAACACATACTCCTCGGCCGTCTTCAATTTTGTTCCCGATATGGCGGTGGCCTTCTATCGAGCCCTCCGTGCTGGGGACAGCCACATCGTTAAGCAAATTACCCAAGAGTTTTTTATTCCGTTTATCGATTTACGGGATCAAAAAGCGGGGTATGCCGTGAGCCTGGTTAAGGCGGGTGCCGAGATTATCGGTCGCCCGGCCGGAGACGTTCGCGCGCCATTGACGATGCCGTCTGCCGACGAGTGTCGGCAATTAAAGCAACTAATCGATAATACGAAGTAA
- a CDS encoding AEC family transporter translates to MESISGALGPLFLLILLGAALGVKRWPSDTFWPHIERLIYFVLFPAMLVATLATADVSQVPVTRLALVLLGAMAIFGVLLWRLRTQLKLTPAAFTSVFQGAVRFNTYVGVAGAAALHGSAGATTAAVAVALMVPVVNIMCVASFVAAGTLGNTSLGKSIMALIKNPLILACLLGIALNLSGIGLPGWSHATVDLLGRAALPLGLVAVGVALRPAALLRVDRGVLATNSVKLILMPALVLGLSWLVGLDTVSRDVALLFAALPTATSAYILARQLGGDAELMAAIITGQTLLAMLTLPVWLQLASG, encoded by the coding sequence TTGGAAAGCATTAGCGGTGCCCTTGGCCCCTTGTTTCTATTGATATTACTGGGCGCGGCACTGGGCGTTAAACGCTGGCCCAGCGATACGTTCTGGCCGCATATAGAGCGGCTGATCTATTTTGTGCTGTTTCCTGCCATGCTGGTGGCGACGCTGGCAACAGCGGATGTAAGCCAAGTGCCCGTTACCCGCCTGGCCCTGGTACTGCTTGGCGCGATGGCCATATTTGGCGTATTGCTGTGGCGGTTGAGAACACAGCTGAAGTTGACGCCAGCGGCGTTTACGTCGGTGTTTCAAGGTGCCGTGCGATTCAATACATACGTAGGGGTGGCCGGGGCGGCGGCTTTGCACGGCAGCGCAGGCGCTACCACTGCCGCCGTTGCGGTGGCGCTGATGGTGCCGGTGGTCAACATCATGTGCGTGGCCAGCTTTGTGGCCGCAGGTACGCTGGGTAACACCAGCCTCGGCAAAAGCATTATGGCGCTGATCAAAAACCCTTTGATTCTGGCGTGTTTACTGGGCATTGCGCTGAATCTTTCAGGCATAGGGCTTCCGGGTTGGAGCCACGCTACCGTCGACCTATTAGGCCGCGCTGCTTTGCCGCTTGGTCTGGTCGCTGTCGGCGTGGCGTTGCGCCCGGCCGCGCTGCTGCGTGTTGACCGCGGTGTGCTGGCCACTAACAGTGTCAAGCTGATACTCATGCCGGCACTGGTGCTGGGGCTCTCTTGGCTAGTAGGTCTGGATACGGTGAGCCGTGATGTCGCGTTGCTGTTTGCCGCGCTGCCTACCGCTACGTCGGCGTATATTTTGGCCCGCCAACTGGGCGGCGATGCTGAATTGATGGCGGCGATTATTACCGGTCAAACGCTGTTGGCGATGCTGACGCTGCCCGTTTGGCTTCAACTGGCGAGCGGATGA
- a CDS encoding TRAP transporter large permease: protein MTTIMVSTMIVLLLLGFPMMIPLITASAIGFFMMFDGFGQMDTLIQQMMAGVRPASLIAVPMFILAADIMTRGQSAGRLIDMVMAFIGHVKGGLAVSTAASCTLFGAVSGSTQATVVAVGSPLRPRMLKAGYSDSFTLALIINASDIAFLIPPSIGMIIYGVISGTSIGELFIAGIGPGLMILLMFSAYSMVYATVKNVPTEPKASWRERGKAVQQALWPLGFPVIIVGGIYGGIFSPTEAAAACVLYAFFLEFLVFRSLKMHNIYAIAKSTGLITAVVFILVAVGNSFSWIISFAQIPQTILEAVGVNDAGPTGVLIAICVAFFVACMFVDPIVVILVLTPIFAPAVEATGLDPVLVGILITLQVAIGSATPPFGCDIFTAIAIFKRPYWDVIKGTPPFIFMLILAAALLIMFPQIALFLRDVASG from the coding sequence ATGACGACAATAATGGTCTCTACGATGATTGTCCTGCTGTTGCTGGGCTTTCCAATGATGATCCCGTTGATCACCGCCTCGGCCATTGGCTTTTTCATGATGTTCGACGGGTTTGGCCAAATGGATACCTTGATTCAGCAGATGATGGCGGGTGTTCGTCCGGCCTCGCTGATCGCGGTGCCGATGTTCATTCTGGCGGCGGACATTATGACCCGCGGCCAGTCGGCCGGTCGCCTAATCGACATGGTGATGGCGTTTATCGGCCATGTAAAAGGTGGGTTGGCTGTTAGTACAGCGGCATCGTGTACGCTGTTTGGTGCTGTTTCAGGGTCAACCCAGGCCACCGTGGTGGCGGTAGGCTCGCCACTGCGCCCGCGCATGCTAAAAGCGGGGTATTCGGACTCGTTCACCCTGGCGCTGATTATCAACGCCAGCGATATCGCCTTTTTGATTCCGCCCAGCATCGGGATGATCATTTATGGGGTAATTTCGGGCACCTCCATCGGCGAGCTTTTCATTGCCGGTATTGGTCCCGGGTTGATGATCTTGCTGATGTTCTCCGCCTACAGCATGGTATATGCGACGGTGAAAAACGTACCCACCGAGCCAAAAGCCAGCTGGAGAGAGCGCGGCAAAGCCGTCCAGCAGGCACTGTGGCCGCTGGGCTTCCCGGTGATTATTGTGGGCGGTATTTACGGCGGTATTTTCAGCCCCACAGAAGCCGCTGCCGCCTGCGTGCTGTACGCCTTCTTTCTTGAGTTTTTGGTGTTCCGTTCGCTGAAAATGCACAACATCTACGCGATTGCAAAATCCACTGGCCTGATTACCGCCGTGGTATTTATCTTGGTAGCGGTGGGCAATAGCTTCTCGTGGATTATTTCGTTTGCGCAAATTCCTCAGACCATTCTTGAGGCAGTGGGCGTGAATGATGCAGGCCCCACCGGCGTCTTGATTGCTATCTGCGTGGCCTTCTTTGTGGCCTGTATGTTTGTCGACCCGATTGTGGTCATTTTGGTGTTAACGCCGATTTTCGCCCCGGCCGTTGAGGCCACTGGGCTCGACCCGGTACTGGTGGGTATCTTGATTACCCTGCAGGTAGCGATTGGCTCGGCAACGCCGCCCTTTGGCTGCGATATCTTCACCGCGATTGCCATCTTCAAGCGCCCTTATTGGGACGTGATCAAAGGCACCCCACCGTTTATCTTTATGCTGATTTTGGCGGCGGCGTTGCTGATTATGTTCCCGCAGATTGCACTGTTCCTGCGCGATGTGGCCTCTGGCTAA
- a CDS encoding FKBP-type peptidyl-prolyl cis-trans isomerase encodes MKVAISSTALISLLLVAPLAAAAPETEEERLAYSLGVTIGESMQADIEDLDIDTFTDGMRDVFEGKDLALDEAQMSEAIMAFQEQSMAARESEAAEASEANREEGEAFLAENAERDDVTVMDSGVQYEVLESGDGESPGSEDTVEVNYEGTLLDGTVFDSSFERGESVSFQVNQVIEGWQEALQEMSVGDTWMLYIPADLAYGESGQGPIGPNEVLTFRVELLDVE; translated from the coding sequence ATGAAAGTAGCGATTTCGTCAACGGCGTTGATTAGTCTACTGCTGGTAGCTCCCTTAGCCGCTGCTGCACCGGAAACAGAAGAAGAGCGTTTAGCCTATAGCTTGGGCGTTACAATTGGCGAAAGCATGCAAGCCGATATCGAGGATCTGGATATCGATACCTTCACCGACGGCATGCGCGATGTGTTTGAAGGCAAGGATCTAGCGCTCGATGAAGCTCAAATGAGCGAAGCCATTATGGCCTTCCAAGAGCAGTCAATGGCGGCCCGCGAATCTGAAGCGGCTGAGGCAAGTGAAGCAAACCGTGAAGAAGGCGAAGCCTTTCTCGCCGAAAACGCCGAGCGCGACGACGTCACGGTGATGGACTCAGGGGTGCAATACGAAGTGCTTGAGTCTGGCGATGGCGAGTCTCCCGGCTCGGAAGATACGGTCGAGGTCAATTACGAAGGGACCCTGTTGGATGGCACGGTGTTTGATAGTTCCTTCGAACGGGGCGAATCAGTCAGCTTCCAGGTCAATCAAGTGATTGAGGGCTGGCAAGAAGCACTCCAGGAAATGAGCGTGGGGGATACCTGGATGCTGTATATTCCCGCTGACTTGGCCTATGGCGAAAGCGGCCAAGGGCCGATTGGCCCGAATGAAGTGCTGACCTTCCGCGTTGAACTTCTGGACGTTGAGTAA
- the thpD gene encoding ectoine hydroxylase has protein sequence MNDTQDLFPTRLERKLGMFERIDPVVYGDESQLANGPLDRSQIDEYERKGFLSFEGFYDADDMQAFLQELREYEDDADLKLSEGTILEPGREEIRTVFGIHQVSKRFQRLTRDPKLLAIVKQLLGSDVYIHQSRINYKPGFKGKGFEWHSDFETWHSEDGMPRMRALSCSIVLTDNGEFNGPLMLIPGSHRYFVPCVGRTPENNYKESLKSQEVGVPPASSLREIMLENDIEAPKGPAGSLVIFESNTMHGSNINMSCWPRSNLFFVYNSVENTLHDPYCGNRPRPEFLANRTEWEPLEPLQE, from the coding sequence ATGAATGATACCCAAGATCTTTTCCCCACTCGCTTGGAACGAAAGTTGGGAATGTTTGAGCGCATCGACCCAGTGGTATATGGCGATGAGTCTCAGCTTGCGAATGGCCCATTGGACAGGTCGCAAATTGATGAGTATGAGAGAAAAGGCTTCCTCTCATTTGAAGGGTTTTATGATGCTGACGATATGCAGGCTTTTCTTCAAGAGCTACGTGAGTATGAAGACGATGCTGATCTGAAGCTCTCCGAAGGGACTATTCTTGAACCAGGGCGTGAAGAGATACGCACGGTGTTCGGTATCCATCAAGTATCAAAACGCTTCCAGCGCCTGACTCGAGATCCAAAGTTGCTGGCGATCGTTAAGCAATTGCTGGGCAGTGATGTCTATATCCATCAGTCACGGATCAACTATAAGCCAGGGTTCAAAGGTAAGGGGTTTGAGTGGCATTCGGACTTTGAAACATGGCATAGCGAAGACGGCATGCCGCGTATGCGTGCGCTAAGTTGTTCAATCGTCCTCACTGACAACGGCGAGTTTAACGGTCCGCTGATGCTGATTCCCGGCTCGCACCGGTACTTTGTTCCCTGTGTGGGACGAACGCCGGAAAATAACTACAAAGAGTCGCTGAAAAGCCAAGAGGTAGGGGTGCCGCCCGCGAGCAGCCTTCGCGAGATAATGCTTGAAAACGATATTGAAGCACCCAAAGGCCCAGCAGGGTCTCTGGTAATTTTCGAAAGCAATACCATGCACGGCTCCAATATCAACATGTCCTGCTGGCCAAGAAGTAACCTGTTCTTTGTCTACAATAGTGTTGAAAATACACTTCACGACCCTTACTGCGGTAACCGGCCTCGCCCAGAATTTCTGGCCAACCGCACCGAGTGGGAGCCCCTTGAGCCCCTTCAGGAGTAA
- a CDS encoding universal stress protein, with product MFNRILVPVDGSKGALKALEKAVGLHMLTGAELYLLCVFKHHSLLEASLSMVRPNQLDIPDDALKEYATEIAVHAKSHAIEIGADSARVRAFVKGGRPSRTIVRFARKRECDLIVVGAQGTNGDKNLLLGSVSQRVAGAAHCPTMVV from the coding sequence ATGTTTAACCGCATTTTAGTGCCGGTGGATGGCTCCAAGGGCGCCCTAAAGGCACTTGAAAAGGCCGTTGGCCTGCATATGTTAACCGGCGCGGAGCTGTACTTACTGTGTGTGTTCAAACACCACAGTTTACTTGAAGCGTCGCTTTCCATGGTGCGTCCCAACCAACTTGATATACCCGACGATGCGCTAAAAGAGTACGCCACAGAAATTGCTGTACATGCTAAATCCCATGCGATTGAAATCGGTGCTGACAGTGCCCGTGTACGCGCCTTTGTTAAAGGCGGTAGGCCATCGCGCACAATCGTTCGCTTTGCTCGCAAGCGTGAGTGTGATCTGATCGTCGTTGGTGCCCAAGGCACCAACGGCGATAAAAACCTGCTGTTGGGCAGTGTCTCCCAGCGGGTGGCAGGTGCGGCCCACTGCCCGACCATGGTGGTGTAA
- a CDS encoding tripartite tricarboxylate transporter TctB family protein has translation MESGISSLLSISVDFENSHLFFPTIISWIMAVLFAIVLVAKVAPFLVAVKRGERSLPIVGEPMDGWRFFGTLALIVAYFYLMAVVGNLFPYTGYGFLFVSILFVLLMSLMYMHKWTKKSLIIVVINAVVAPSLVWLILAKLFAITLP, from the coding sequence ATGGAATCAGGTATATCAAGTCTGCTCAGCATCTCGGTCGATTTCGAGAACTCGCATTTGTTCTTCCCAACCATTATCAGTTGGATCATGGCCGTTTTGTTTGCCATTGTTCTAGTGGCAAAAGTAGCTCCTTTTCTAGTTGCTGTTAAGAGAGGAGAACGTTCTCTGCCTATTGTAGGTGAACCCATGGATGGATGGCGTTTTTTCGGCACGCTTGCGCTGATCGTCGCTTATTTCTATCTAATGGCTGTAGTGGGCAATCTATTCCCCTATACAGGGTATGGTTTTTTATTTGTTTCAATATTGTTCGTTCTTTTGATGTCTCTTATGTATATGCATAAGTGGACAAAGAAATCGCTCATTATTGTGGTCATTAATGCCGTTGTTGCACCTAGCTTAGTTTGGTTGATCCTTGCCAAGCTGTTTGCTATTACCCTGCCGTGA